The genomic segment GCCAAAAAGATAAAAGGGTACGTCGCCCAATCCCGCTGTTTGGTTGGCGAGTAACTGTATCCAGTTGTTGCCGGTAGAGTCAAGCGTATCATCGTTCATTTCGCTACTTGCACTGACAGTAGTTATAGTTTTTTCATGCCAAAATATTGCGCATAAAAGGAAAACGCCCAATTTTGATCTATTCTACTATCATTTTTTCTCAGACAGATGCAGGTTCTTTTCAACCAGACGTGGCGTATTTGATTTTCTGTGTTGCAGTGCCCTTTTACACCGAAGAGAATTGCAGTTTGCAGGAAGCAGACATGGcaatattcttaaattatattcaGTTCACCTTCCATCCGGACCATCCCTTTGTTCTCAATTGTCTGGTGCAGAGATGAGTTATAGTGCCCATTTTCCATAGAAGTGAAAGGAAAAGATGGTTGAACTTCAGGGCTTACTAGGGCTGTAAAAAGAACTTGCTGATTTGGTTTTTGGGGGGGCgctttatttgaataaaaatatgcaCCCCTTTCTTCTAAAGATAGGATATCCACTGCCCTTTAGACCTGATTACCAAGCCTTTGCAGCCATTTTTAAATCCTGTGCTGCATTTGCGGACATCAATTTGGGGAAAGCTCTTCATAGCCATGTTGTTAAGCTGGGCCATACTTCTTGCCAGCTTGTGTCCAAAGCACTGCTTAACATGTATGCTAAGTGTAATGCTTTTGGTGACTGTCACAAACTGTTTGGTCTAATGGGACATCGCGATACAGTCATGTGGAACATAGTCCTGTCTGGTTTTGCCGGGTCTAGGAATCATGATACTGAGGTGATCAGATTGTTTCGTGCTATGCATATTGGCATGGATCCAAACCCAAGTTCTGTAACTGTTGCCATCATCCTTCCTGTGTGTGTACGTTTAGGAGCACTAGATGCAAGCAAGAATGTACACTCTTATGTAATAAAATCTGGGTTAATATCTCATACCTTAGTGGGCAATGCTCTGGTATCCGTGTATGCCAAATCTGGGGATGTCCATGATGATGCATATGCTATGTTTGAAGAAATTCCTGAGAAAGATGTTGTTTCATGGAATGCAATGATCGCTGGATTTGCAGAGAACAATTTCATGGATGATGCTTTTAAGTTGTTTAGTTGGATGCTGAGAGGAGCAACGGCGCCTAACTGTGCAACTATTGCAAATATTCTGCCCATTTGTGGTAAGTTAAAAGAGAATGCCACTCAACGTTGCGGGAAAGAGATGCATTGCTATGTGCTGCGGCGGGCTGAGTTGATAGCCGATGTTTCTGTTGAGAATGCTCTGGTGACCTTTTATGCAAGAAGTGGGAGAATGAAGGAAGCAGAGCATGTGTTCTGGAGGATAAGAATGAGGGATTTGGTTTCTTGGAATACAATGATTTCTGGATACTCCTTAAACAGTGAGTGGCTGAGAGCAGTGGAGTTGTTTCACGAGTTCTTCTCAGTGGGGAAGGTTGGACCGGACTCTGTTACCCTTCTAAGCATTCTTCCTGCTTGTgcccatatatgtaacttggagTTGGGAAAGCAGATCCATGGATATATTATCAAGCATTCACAAATAAGCAACAATGCAGCAGTTGGAAATGCCCTAATAAGTTTTTATGCAAAATGTGGTGATATAGATGATGCATTCAGGACATTCTTGTCAATTCATATGAGAGACTTAATATCATGGAATACCATGCTTGATGCCTTTGCAGAAAGTCAGCTTGAAAGCgagtttgtttatttattacaTTGGATGCTTGACGAGAGGATAAGACCTGACTCTATAACTTTATTAGCTATAATACAATTTTGTGCTACATTTTCCAGAATTGACAAGGTTAGGGAGGCTCATGGATTTTGTTTGAAGTCCGGTCTTTTGCTAGGTGATGTTGCACCCACTCTAGCTAATGCAATAATTGATGCGTATGCCAAATGTGGTGACATGCTGTATGCATCAAAGATTTTTGAAAGTCTATCAGGGAAGAGGAATGTGGTAACATGCAATTCAATCCTCTCAGGATA from the Diospyros lotus cultivar Yz01 unplaced genomic scaffold, ASM1463336v1 superscaf1, whole genome shotgun sequence genome contains:
- the LOC127792817 gene encoding putative pentatricopeptide repeat-containing protein At5g08490 yields the protein MHPFLLKIGYPLPFRPDYQAFAAIFKSCAAFADINLGKALHSHVVKLGHTSCQLVSKALLNMYAKCNAFGDCHKLFGLMGHRDTVMWNIVLSGFAGSRNHDTEVIRLFRAMHIGMDPNPSSVTVAIILPVCVRLGALDASKNVHSYVIKSGLISHTLVGNALVSVYAKSGDVHDDAYAMFEEIPEKDVVSWNAMIAGFAENNFMDDAFKLFSWMLRGATAPNCATIANILPICGKLKENATQRCGKEMHCYVLRRAELIADVSVENALVTFYARSGRMKEAEHVFWRIRMRDLVSWNTMISGYSLNSEWLRAVELFHEFFSVGKVGPDSVTLLSILPACAHICNLELGKQIHGYIIKHSQISNNAAVGNALISFYAKCGDIDDAFRTFLSIHMRDLISWNTMLDAFAESQLESEFVYLLHWMLDERIRPDSITLLAIIQFCATFSRIDKVREAHGFCLKSGLLLGDVAPTLANAIIDAYAKCGDMLYASKIFESLSGKRNVVTCNSILSGYVNCGSHDDAQEIFHSMSERDLTTWNLMIRVYAENDCSGQALSLFRELENHGMKPDSMTMMSLLPICAQIASVYLLRQCHGYVVRSCFQDIHLKAALIDTYSKCGSINCAYKLFQSTRQKDLVIFTAMIGGYAMHGMGVEALGVFSHMLELGVKPDHVTLTALLSACSHTGLVDEGVKIFDSIEKLHGTKPTVEQSACVVDLLARGGRINEAYSFVTKMSVQANASVLGALLSGCRTHHHVEMGRAVADQLLKVESSDIGNYVVLSNLYAAEDRWDGVLEIRKLMRTRDLKKPAGCSWIEVEKRKNVFMAGDCSHPQRSIIYNTLTVLDQQIKEPFQLGSG